A stretch of Streptococcus chenjunshii DNA encodes these proteins:
- a CDS encoding SDR family NAD(P)-dependent oxidoreductase: MGKMIITGGNSGIGYQAAKQLVQKGWQVTLFCRNEERAKTACQKISAETGSQQVDYILADLSDMASVRAAATVYLENHGSLDVLINNAADFDLSVKKPVLTRDGLEKQFATNVLAPYLLSELLMLALENADDGRILNISSKGLAVFPKISLDFNNLNSEKTYSPTKTYYQNKLALLMLSLYQREKYPNVSIQAIRVPNVKLDISRYPNLSPLMKTVYKLKSLLSISAEEMAEVYTALASEPGFDGFLYDEHCREIRANSSAYDKAGQERLCCILDKLIQL; the protein is encoded by the coding sequence GTGGGAAAAATGATTATCACAGGCGGCAACAGCGGTATCGGCTACCAAGCTGCCAAGCAGCTGGTACAAAAAGGCTGGCAGGTCACCCTTTTTTGCCGCAATGAAGAGCGCGCTAAAACAGCCTGTCAGAAAATTTCCGCAGAAACGGGCAGTCAGCAGGTTGATTATATACTGGCAGATTTATCCGATATGGCCAGTGTCAGAGCTGCAGCGACAGTCTACCTTGAAAATCATGGCAGTCTCGATGTGCTCATTAACAATGCAGCGGACTTTGACCTCTCTGTCAAAAAACCGGTTCTGACTAGAGATGGTCTGGAAAAACAATTTGCGACCAATGTTCTGGCCCCCTATTTGTTATCAGAGCTCCTAATGCTTGCTTTAGAAAACGCCGATGACGGAAGGATTCTCAATATCTCCTCCAAGGGTTTGGCGGTATTTCCGAAGATCAGTCTGGATTTTAACAACTTGAACAGCGAGAAAACCTACTCCCCTACAAAAACCTATTATCAAAATAAGCTGGCACTTTTAATGCTGTCCCTTTACCAAAGAGAGAAATACCCGAATGTCAGCATTCAGGCCATCCGTGTACCCAATGTTAAACTTGATATCTCGCGCTATCCCAATCTTAGTCCTTTGATGAAGACGGTTTACAAGTTAAAATCACTATTGTCCATATCAGCCGAAGAGATGGCGGAAGTCTATACTGCCTTAGCCAGTGAACCAGGATTTGACGGCTTTTTGTACGATGAACACTGCCGGGAAATCAGAGCCAACTCTTCTGCTTATGATAAAGCAGGGCAGGAAAGGCTTTGCTGTATACTGGATAAGTTAATCCAACTATAA
- a CDS encoding MBL fold metallo-hydrolase, with protein sequence MIQELLYGRTRTYLIEGKRKNILIDTDWPGTLPQFFKAIKRAGVTVDTIAYLLITHYHPDHMGLTQDLVDLGIQLVVMDVQMDFIHQSDSIFTKGDYRDFKAIKEEECLFLPCAQSRSFLSDLGISGEIVHTPGHSEDSVSLVLDSGQAVVGDLYPLKQTVLYDNPVLTATWNDLLRRQLTTVYYAHPLPDNVSCWRSVEEFETSQTADDF encoded by the coding sequence ATGATACAGGAACTTTTGTACGGCAGAACTCGTACCTATCTAATTGAGGGTAAGCGGAAAAACATTTTGATAGATACTGACTGGCCGGGGACTCTGCCGCAGTTTTTTAAGGCTATTAAGCGAGCTGGGGTAACAGTGGATACTATCGCCTATCTTCTTATTACGCACTACCATCCTGATCATATGGGGTTGACTCAAGATTTAGTAGATTTAGGCATTCAGTTAGTTGTCATGGATGTGCAGATGGATTTTATTCATCAGTCAGATTCGATATTTACAAAAGGGGACTATCGGGATTTTAAAGCGATTAAGGAGGAAGAATGTCTTTTCTTGCCCTGTGCTCAAAGCCGGTCTTTTTTGTCAGACTTAGGTATTAGCGGAGAGATAGTCCATACCCCTGGGCACAGTGAGGATAGTGTTTCTTTGGTGCTGGATAGTGGGCAGGCAGTTGTCGGCGATCTTTATCCATTGAAGCAGACAGTGTTATATGATAATCCAGTTTTGACAGCAACATGGAATGACTTACTGAGACGTCAGCTGACAACTGTCTATTATGCCCACCCTTTACCAGATAATGTGAGCTGCTGGCGGTCAGTTGAAGAATTTGAAACATCGCAAACAGCAGATGATTTCTAA
- a CDS encoding methyltransferase family protein produces the protein MSAFYLWLPFLLIRFGLLSMLSQTALARAAHFAPMTGAEKAAYYIYQITNLAILGSAFFLKTRFNLSLLFWISAALYGLGLVLCAAAVYSFAGSGSETFSRRGLYQFSRHPMYIAYFICFIGIAGLTQSLLFLVLVLIFQISAHWIILAEERECLARFGDAYRTYSSEVRRYL, from the coding sequence ATGTCGGCTTTTTACTTATGGCTCCCTTTTTTGCTCATCAGATTTGGCCTGCTGAGTATGTTAAGTCAAACAGCCTTGGCACGGGCAGCACATTTTGCGCCGATGACTGGTGCTGAAAAAGCAGCTTATTATATCTACCAAATAACAAATCTGGCTATTCTGGGCAGCGCTTTTTTCCTGAAAACAAGGTTCAATTTGTCTTTGCTCTTTTGGATCAGCGCCGCTTTATACGGTTTGGGCTTAGTGCTTTGCGCTGCAGCTGTATACAGTTTTGCCGGCTCAGGCAGCGAAACATTTAGCAGGAGAGGACTTTACCAGTTTTCCCGCCATCCGATGTATATTGCTTATTTCATTTGTTTTATCGGCATAGCCGGTCTGACGCAGTCCTTGCTGTTCCTGGTCCTTGTTTTAATCTTCCAAATTTCAGCGCACTGGATTATTTTGGCAGAGGAAAGAGAATGTTTAGCGAGGTTTGGGGACGCCTATCGGACTTACAGCAGTGAAGTGAGGCGTTATTTGTAA
- the rsmA gene encoding 16S rRNA (adenine(1518)-N(6)/adenine(1519)-N(6))-dimethyltransferase RsmA: MRIADYRVTRAILERHGFTFKKALGQNFLTDANILQKIADTAELDRNVNVIEIGPGIGALTEFLAEKAAEVMAFEIDDRLVPILADSLCDFSNVKIINEDILKADLPARIKEFANPNLPIKVVANLPYYITTPILMHLIESKIPFADFVVMMQKEVADRISAEPNTKAYGSLSIAVQYYMTAKVVFTVPRTVFIPSPNVDSAILKMTRREQPLVMVKDEDFFFRISKAAFVHRRKTLWNNLTSHFGKSEETKAKLAESLKKAGVQPSVRGETLSLADFASLADALKEAGL; encoded by the coding sequence ATGAGAATCGCAGATTACCGTGTGACCCGCGCCATCCTTGAGCGTCACGGCTTTACCTTTAAAAAAGCTTTGGGGCAGAATTTTTTGACAGATGCTAATATTCTGCAGAAAATTGCAGATACGGCAGAGCTTGACAGGAATGTTAATGTTATTGAAATTGGCCCCGGTATCGGCGCTTTGACCGAATTTTTGGCAGAAAAAGCCGCTGAAGTCATGGCTTTTGAAATCGATGACCGCTTAGTACCGATTTTAGCGGACAGCCTGTGTGATTTTAGCAATGTCAAAATAATCAATGAAGATATTTTAAAGGCAGATTTGCCAGCCCGGATTAAGGAATTTGCTAATCCCAATCTCCCTATCAAGGTAGTCGCCAATCTTCCCTACTACATCACAACTCCGATTCTCATGCATCTGATTGAGAGCAAGATTCCCTTTGCAGACTTTGTGGTCATGATGCAAAAAGAAGTGGCTGACCGCATTTCTGCCGAGCCCAATACCAAAGCTTACGGTTCTCTGTCTATCGCTGTTCAGTATTATATGACAGCCAAGGTTGTCTTTACTGTTCCGCGTACAGTTTTTATACCATCACCAAACGTAGACAGTGCGATTCTTAAGATGACACGCCGAGAGCAGCCGCTAGTTATGGTGAAAGATGAGGACTTCTTTTTCCGCATATCCAAAGCTGCTTTTGTCCATCGCCGCAAAACTCTCTGGAACAATTTGACCAGCCATTTTGGCAAATCAGAGGAAACCAAAGCCAAGCTGGCAGAAAGTCTAAAAAAAGCTGGGGTTCAGCCTTCTGTCCGTGGGGAAACACTGTCGCTGGCTGATTTTGCCAGTCTGGCCGATGCGCTAAAGGAAGCAGGTTTGTGA